CTCCTTGAGCGTCGACGAGCGCAGGCCGCGCTCGCGCTTCGCCCAGGCGAGGAACTTCGGGATCAGGTCGGCGAACGTCAGCGCGGGCTTCGTCATGGGCCTTAAGCTACGGCGAGGCGCGCGGGACGGCGGGCCCCGTTCAGGCGGCCTTGCGCCGCGTCGCCGCGAACAGCCGGACGCGGAACGCCTCGTCGCGGCAGTCGACGTTGCGGCGGGCGCCGTTGCAGCTCCGGCAGAGCGCCTGGAGCGACCAGGGGAAGTTCGCGGAGCCCCCGCGGGCGAGGTCGACGACGTGGTCGATCTCCAGCGCGCCCGTCGCGCCGCAGCGGCAGCAGCGGCCCCCGGCGAGCGTCAGGACCGCCGCGACATCCTCGGCGGAGACGAGTCCCGGCCGTCCGTAGCGGGCGGCCTTCGCGTTGGCGCGGCGGGCGGCGTCGGCCGCCTTGACGCGCTCGGGATGGGCGCGGCGGTAGGTTTCCGCGTAGCCGGCCCAGGCGTCCTTGTGTTCTGAGTACCAGCGGCGGCGGCGCCCGCGCTCGGCGTCGGGGCGCTCGGCGCGGCGCTTCGCGGCGTAGCGCCGGTTGCAGGCGCGGCAGTACGGCTTCCGCCCGTCGCGAGACCTAGCGTCGCGCGGGAACTCGTCGAGCGGATGAACGGCGCCGCAGCGCGTGCAGGTCTTCTCCATTTGGGTATCCGTTCCCGCGCGAACGTCGGTTCGCGCGCAAGAAGAG
This portion of the bacterium genome encodes:
- a CDS encoding HNH endonuclease, translating into MEKTCTRCGAVHPLDEFPRDARSRDGRKPYCRACNRRYAAKRRAERPDAERGRRRRWYSEHKDAWAGYAETYRRAHPERVKAADAARRANAKAARYGRPGLVSAEDVAAVLTLAGGRCCRCGATGALEIDHVVDLARGGSANFPWSLQALCRSCNGARRNVDCRDEAFRVRLFAATRRKAA